The DNA segment GGATCTTTTACCTCACGGCCGGAGAAGGTCATTGCGATGCACTTTTTTAACCCGGTTCATAAAATGCCGCTCGTCGAGATCATCCGTGGACTGGAAACGAGTAATGAAACGGCGGAAATGGCGGAGCAAACGGCAAAACAAATGGGCAAAGAAACCGTCGTCGCCAATGAATTCCCGGGCTTTATCACGAGCCGCATCAGCACGCTTGTCGGAAACGAAGCGTTCAAAATGCTTGAAGAAGGTTTGGCTCGCCCGGAAGAAATCGATAAAGCGATCAAGCTCGGGTTGAATTATCCGATGGGGCCGTTCGAGCTCGGCGATCTCGTCGGACTTGATACGCGCTTGAACAACTTAAATTATTTACATGAAACGCTCGGCGAGCGCTTCCGTCCTTCGCCGCTGCTTGTGAAATATGTGAAAGCCGGACGGTTGGGCCGGAAAACCGGCAAAGGCGTATACGATTACACGAAGGAGAATGAATGATGAACGAAGTAGTCATTGTCGATGCGCTTCGGACGCCGATCGGCCGC comes from the Bacillales bacterium genome and includes:
- a CDS encoding 3-hydroxyacyl-CoA dehydrogenase family protein produces the protein GSFTSRPEKVIAMHFFNPVHKMPLVEIIRGLETSNETAEMAEQTAKQMGKETVVANEFPGFITSRISTLVGNEAFKMLEEGLARPEEIDKAIKLGLNYPMGPFELGDLVGLDTRLNNLNYLHETLGERFRPSPLLVKYVKAGRLGRKTGKGVYDYTKENE